GTCTCTGGCCCTGAGAACGGAGTGTCAGCTCCTGAGAACGGGACGCATCAGCTGCGTGCGCCCGGGGACTCCTCCCTCGATCACAGCACGAGCAACAGTAGTTGATAGGCGATTCCGAGGAGAAAGACGGCGATCAGGATGGCCGTCGCCAGGATTACGGCTGGCGGCATCTTCTCCTCTTCGAACTCGAAGAGCAGGTTCTTCATACGGGATAGCTGATTCGCTCGAAACGTAGTTGTTTCGCTGACCGACGACGACGGTGTCAAGATTCAAACCGTCTCCGCCCGACTCCGTGCACATGGTTCGTAGAAGCGTCATGTTTACGCCCGGCGATCGACCCGAGATGATGCGAAAGGCTCCAGGTGCGGGATCGGACGTCGTGGTGTTCGACCTCGAGGACGCCGTTGCCCCCGGCCGGAAGGCCGAGGCCCGAGAAGCCGTCCGGTCGGTGCTTGCCGATCCCGACTTCGACCCCGAGGTCGAGGTCTGCGTTCGGGTCAATCCCGTCGGCCTCGGAGCCGACGCCGACCTCGAGGCAGTCCTCGGCGACGACGACGTTCGACTCGACAGCATCATGCTCCCGAAAGCGGAGTCGGCCGCCGACGTCGAGCGACTCGTGAGTTACCTGGCAGGCCGCGAGGCGATCGTTCCCGTCCTCGCGCTCGTCGAGAGCGCCCGCGGCGTCCTCGAGGCCGACGCCATCGCCGGCGTCGATGCGACCGACGCCCTGATCGTCGGCGCCGAGGACCTCTCGGCCGACGTCGGAGCGACGCGAACCGAGGAGGGACTCGAGGTGCTCTACGCCCGCGAACGGGTCGTGATCGCGGCCGCCGCGAACGACGTCGAAGCGATCGACACCCTCTACACGGATTTCGGGGACGAGGAGGGCCTGATCGCCGACACCGAGTTCGCCATCCAACTCGGCTTCGACGGGAAGCTGGCGATCCACCCGGCCCAGGTCGAGCCGATCAACGAGGCGTTCACCCCCGATCCGGCGGAACTCGAGTGGGCGACAGCCGTCCTCGCGGGGAAACGCACGGCCGACGCCGAGGGCCGGGGCGTCTTTCAGGTCGACGGCGAGATGATCGACGCACCCCTGATCGCCCAGGCCGAACAACTCCTCGAACGAGCCGAGGCGGCCGGCCTCGAGACGGAACTCGAAGACGAGTAACGAGTCAGTCGCCGAGAGACGACCGTCCTCGAATCTATCTGATAGGGGCGACGTGTCGTTGGCTACCCCGGGGTCCGACGTGGTTGCACAGGTCGCGGCGGATACGTTCTCACAGCGTGTGCGCTGATTTTACAGCTATGCGGCGAACGATGCGGAATCGTCAACGCCGCTCGCCGAGCGAAAGCGGACGTTCGACCGGTTATCGACTGACTCTACGGGCCGAGACGTCCATTCGACAATCTAAAGCATTGGACACAGTATGGTGAAATAGTATGTTATTATATCCCATACCTTGGCCGTTATTCGGCACGCTTATTTTGGGGTCGAGAAAAGGTGGCGAGTAATGAGCGAGGAAGCGAATCCGTTCGAAAGTTTGCAGTCGCAGATCGACGACGCAGCGGCGTACCTCGACGTCGGCGACGACGTTATCGAGCGCCTCAAACACCCCGAGCGCGTGCTCGAGACGAACCTCACCGTCGAACTCGATGACGGCTCGCTCGGTCGCTTCAAGGCGTTTCGCTCGCAGTTCAACGGCGACCGCGGGCCGTACAAAGGCGGCATCCGGTATCACCCAAACGTCACCCGCGACGAGGTGAAGGCGCTCTCGGGGTGGATGACGTACAAGACGGCCATCGTCGACATTCCGCTCGGCGGCGGCAAGGGTGGCATCATCGTCGACCCCTCCCAGTACAGCGAGGCCGAACTCGAGCGCATCACCCGTGCGTTCGCGGCGGAGCTGACGCCCATGATCGGCGTGGACAAGGACATCCCCGCCCCGGACGTCAACACCGGCCAGCGGGAGATGAACTGGATCAAGGACACCTACGAGACGATCGAGGACACGACCGAGCCGGGCGTCATCACCGGCAAGGCGCTGGACAGCGGCGGTAGCGAGGGTCGCGTCGAGGCGACGGGCCGCTCGACCGTGATCGCCGCTCGAGAGGCGTTCGACTACCTCGGACGGGACATCGCCGACGCGACCGTGGCCGTCCAGGGCTACGGCAACGCCGGCTGGATCTCCGCGAAGCTCGTCGAGGAACTCGGCGCGACCGTCGTCGCCGTCTCCGACTCGAGCGGCGCCGTCTACAACGAAGCCGGTCTCGACGCCCGCGACGTCAAGGCGTTCAAAAACGAGACGGGGTCGGTGTCGGGCTACGCCGACGCCGACGAGGAGCTCACCAACGACGAGCTGCTCACCCTCGACGTCGACCTGCTGATCCCGGCCGCCCTCGAGAACGCGATCGACGCCGAGCTCGCCGCGGACGTGAAAGCCGACGTGATCTCCGAGGCCGCCAACGGGCCGATCACCCCCGGGGGTGACGAGGTGCTCGCCGGGAAGGACGTCGTCGTCATCCCGGACATCTTAGCGAACGCCGGCGGCGTCACCGTCTCCTACTTCGAGTGGGTGCAGAACCGCCAGCGCTTCTACTGGACCGAGGAGAAAGTCAACGCCGAACTCGAGGCGATCATCGGC
This portion of the Natronobeatus ordinarius genome encodes:
- a CDS encoding HpcH/HpaI aldolase/citrate lyase family protein, which produces MVRRSVMFTPGDRPEMMRKAPGAGSDVVVFDLEDAVAPGRKAEAREAVRSVLADPDFDPEVEVCVRVNPVGLGADADLEAVLGDDDVRLDSIMLPKAESAADVERLVSYLAGREAIVPVLALVESARGVLEADAIAGVDATDALIVGAEDLSADVGATRTEEGLEVLYARERVVIAAAANDVEAIDTLYTDFGDEEGLIADTEFAIQLGFDGKLAIHPAQVEPINEAFTPDPAELEWATAVLAGKRTADAEGRGVFQVDGEMIDAPLIAQAEQLLERAEAAGLETELEDE
- a CDS encoding Glu/Leu/Phe/Val family dehydrogenase; translation: MSEEANPFESLQSQIDDAAAYLDVGDDVIERLKHPERVLETNLTVELDDGSLGRFKAFRSQFNGDRGPYKGGIRYHPNVTRDEVKALSGWMTYKTAIVDIPLGGGKGGIIVDPSQYSEAELERITRAFAAELTPMIGVDKDIPAPDVNTGQREMNWIKDTYETIEDTTEPGVITGKALDSGGSEGRVEATGRSTVIAAREAFDYLGRDIADATVAVQGYGNAGWISAKLVEELGATVVAVSDSSGAVYNEAGLDARDVKAFKNETGSVSGYADADEELTNDELLTLDVDLLIPAALENAIDAELAADVKADVISEAANGPITPGGDEVLAGKDVVVIPDILANAGGVTVSYFEWVQNRQRFYWTEEKVNAELEAIIGDAFDALTGAYEEHDLENFRTAAYVVSIQRVVDAFEEAGTFP